One window of Leucoraja erinacea ecotype New England chromosome 37, Leri_hhj_1, whole genome shotgun sequence genomic DNA carries:
- the LOC129713853 gene encoding GATOR complex protein WDR24-like isoform X1: MARMPTALGGTAVSSRTMWCNLDAPANAISVSRDGGQVAVAGRNIFKIYSVEEERLSERANLRVGRKPSLNLSCADVAWHQMEENLLATAATNGAVVTWNLARPSRNKQDQLFMEHKRTVNKVCFHPLELYILLSGSQDGSMKCFDLRKKESVCTFSGQSESVRDVHFSARDFFTFAATFENGNVQLWDMRRPDRCERMFTAHNGPVFSCDWHPDDRGCLVTGGRDKMVKVWELTGYKAREMHCVQTIASVARVLWRPDRRYHIATCSMMVDHNVYVWDVRRPYVPFAMFEEHRDVTTGIAWRHAHEPHYLLSGSKDGTLFHHSFRDARRPASQAVPEGLSVGLRGDVAFAVKESLCAAEGARKPFGHDRRYPFFFVRRADPAEHFANVSSALSVFETQPGTASMDWFSQTARRYCLSGVPLPELCDRNAGAARELRRYQVAQIWTMLKIIYAGAAGGAAQATGKAGHPLSSFTMKDGTATLSGEAKLDRGRLENRQDSLPLDSTVTLLQTNEDNEETEGSDAPADYLFGDGEGDEEDFFIVDHEVKSTSLFSHKRASPCGTRSWTTPPPWTTSRTRRTRPRSAAMRRTPSPSRPPRASRWCPSRSPPSSTGSPPTTSTPSSGT; this comes from the exons ATGGCACGGATGCCCACGGCTCTGGGCGGCACGGCGGTCAGCAGCAGGACCATGTGGTGCAACCTGGACGCGCCGGCCAACGCCATCAGCGTGTCCAGGGACGGCGGGCAGGTGGCGGTGGCCGGCCGCAACATCTTCAAGATCTACAGCGTGGAGGAGGAGCGCCTGTCGGAGCGCGCCAACCTGCGGGTGGGCCGCAAGCCCTCGCTCAACCTCAGCTGCGCCGACGTGGCCTGGCACCAGATGGAGGAGAACCTCCTGGCCACCGCCGCCACCAACGGAGCCGTGGTCACCTGGAACCTGGCCAGGCCCTCGCGCAACAAGCAGGACCAGCTCTTCATGGAGCACAAACGCACCGTCAACAAGGTGTGCTTCCACCCACTAGAGCTCTACATCCTGCTCAGCGGATCCCAGGATGGCTCCATGAAATGCTTTGACCTGCGGAAGAAAGAATCCGTCTGCACCTTCTCAG GTCAGTCGGAGAGCGTGCGTGATGTCCACTTCAGCGCCCGCGATTTCTTCACCTTCGCCGCCACCTTTGAGAACGGCAACGTGCAGCTGTGGGACATGCGGCGGCCGGATCGGTGCGAGAGGATGTTCACCGCTCACAACGGGCCCGTCTTCTCCTGCGACTGGCACCCTGATGACCG AGGATGCCTGGTGACAGGGGGCCGGGACAAGATGGTGAAGGTGTGGGAGCTGACGGGCTACAAGGCGCGGGAGATGCACTGCGTGCAGACCATCGCCTCGGTGGCGCGGGTGCTGTGGCGCCCGGACCGGCGGTACCACATCGCCACCTGCTCCATGATGGTGGACCACAACGTGTACGTGTGGGACGTGCGGCGGCCGTACGTGCCCTTCGCCATGTTCGAGGAGCACCGCGACGTCACCACGGGCATCGCCTGGCGCCACGCCCACGAGCCGCACTACCTGCTGTCGGGCTCCAAGGACGGCACGCTCTTCCACCACAGCTTCAGGGATGCGCGCCGCCCAGCGAGCCAGGCCGTGCCCGAGGGTCTGTCGGTGGGGCTGAGGGGGGACGTGGCGTTTGCGGTGAAGGAGAGCCTGTGCGCGGCCGAGGGAGCCCGCAAGCCCTTCGGCCACGACCGCCGCTACCCGTTCTTCTTCGTACGGCGGGCTGACCCCGCCGAGCACTTCGCCAACGTCTCCAGCGCGCTCAGCGTGTTCGAGACGCAGCCCGGAACCGCCTCCATGGACTGGTTCTCGCAGACGGCCCGGCGGTACTGCCTGAGCGGCGTGCCGCTGCCCGAGCTCTGCGACCGCAATGCCGGCGCTGCACGGGAGCTGCGACGCTACCAGGTGGCACAGATCTGGACCATGCTGAAGATCATCTACGCTGGCGCGGCTGGTGGAGCGGCGCAGGCCACGGGCAAAGCCGGGCACCCCCTCAGCAG ctTCACCATGAAAGACGGTACAGCGACGCTCAGCGGCGAGGCCAAGCTCGATCGAGGGCGTCTGGAGAACCGGCAGGACAGCCTTCCCCTGGACTCCACCGTCACCCTACTGCAAACCAACGAAG ATAACGAGGAGACGGAGGGCAGCGATGCACCAGCGGATTACCTGTTCGGTgatggagagggggatgaggaggacTTCTTCATTGTGGATCATGAG GTGAAGAGCACGAGTTTGTTCTCCCACAAGAGGGCTTCCCCCTGCGGCACGAGATCCTGGACCACCCCACCACCCTGGACCACTTCCCGGACAAGACGGACTCGCCCCAGATCAGCGGCAATGAGGCGGACTCCGTCTCCCTCACGCCCACCGAGGGCATCTCGCTGGTGTCCGTCTCGCAGCCCCCCTTCGAGCACGGGTTCACCACCGACTACTTCAACTCCATCGTCAGGGACATGA
- the LOC129713853 gene encoding GATOR complex protein WDR24-like isoform X2, whose protein sequence is MARMPTALGGTAVSSRTMWCNLDAPANAISVSRDGGQVAVAGRNIFKIYSVEEERLSERANLRVGRKPSLNLSCADVAWHQMEENLLATAATNGAVVTWNLARPSRNKQDQLFMEHKRTVNKVCFHPLELYILLSGSQDGSMKCFDLRKKESVCTFSGQSESVRDVHFSARDFFTFAATFENGNVQLWDMRRPDRCERMFTAHNGPVFSCDWHPDDRGCLVTGGRDKMVKVWELTGYKAREMHCVQTIASVARVLWRPDRRYHIATCSMMVDHNVYVWDVRRPYVPFAMFEEHRDVTTGIAWRHAHEPHYLLSGSKDGTLFHHSFRDARRPASQAVPEGLSVGLRGDVAFAVKESLCAAEGARKPFGHDRRYPFFFVRRADPAEHFANVSSALSVFETQPGTASMDWFSQTARRYCLSGVPLPELCDRNAGAARELRRYQVAQIWTMLKIIYAGAAGGAAQATGKAGHPLSSFTMKDGTATLSGEAKLDRGRLENRQDSLPLDSTVTLLQTNEDNEETEGSDAPADYLFGDGEGDEEDFFIVDHEVAASEEHEFVLPQEGFPLRHEILDHPTTLDHFPDKTDSPQISGNEADSVSLTPTEGISLVSVSQPPFEHGFTTDYFNSIVRDMMCFYAEQGDVQMAISVLIVLGDRIRKEIDEQTQEHGYPSYIDLLQRFRLWNVANGVIKLSTCRSITCLNQASTTLHINCNNCKRPMSSRGWMCERCHRGASKCAVCHHAVKGLFVWCQGCTHGGHLQHIMDWFQLHAHCPTGCGHLCEYT, encoded by the exons ATGGCACGGATGCCCACGGCTCTGGGCGGCACGGCGGTCAGCAGCAGGACCATGTGGTGCAACCTGGACGCGCCGGCCAACGCCATCAGCGTGTCCAGGGACGGCGGGCAGGTGGCGGTGGCCGGCCGCAACATCTTCAAGATCTACAGCGTGGAGGAGGAGCGCCTGTCGGAGCGCGCCAACCTGCGGGTGGGCCGCAAGCCCTCGCTCAACCTCAGCTGCGCCGACGTGGCCTGGCACCAGATGGAGGAGAACCTCCTGGCCACCGCCGCCACCAACGGAGCCGTGGTCACCTGGAACCTGGCCAGGCCCTCGCGCAACAAGCAGGACCAGCTCTTCATGGAGCACAAACGCACCGTCAACAAGGTGTGCTTCCACCCACTAGAGCTCTACATCCTGCTCAGCGGATCCCAGGATGGCTCCATGAAATGCTTTGACCTGCGGAAGAAAGAATCCGTCTGCACCTTCTCAG GTCAGTCGGAGAGCGTGCGTGATGTCCACTTCAGCGCCCGCGATTTCTTCACCTTCGCCGCCACCTTTGAGAACGGCAACGTGCAGCTGTGGGACATGCGGCGGCCGGATCGGTGCGAGAGGATGTTCACCGCTCACAACGGGCCCGTCTTCTCCTGCGACTGGCACCCTGATGACCG AGGATGCCTGGTGACAGGGGGCCGGGACAAGATGGTGAAGGTGTGGGAGCTGACGGGCTACAAGGCGCGGGAGATGCACTGCGTGCAGACCATCGCCTCGGTGGCGCGGGTGCTGTGGCGCCCGGACCGGCGGTACCACATCGCCACCTGCTCCATGATGGTGGACCACAACGTGTACGTGTGGGACGTGCGGCGGCCGTACGTGCCCTTCGCCATGTTCGAGGAGCACCGCGACGTCACCACGGGCATCGCCTGGCGCCACGCCCACGAGCCGCACTACCTGCTGTCGGGCTCCAAGGACGGCACGCTCTTCCACCACAGCTTCAGGGATGCGCGCCGCCCAGCGAGCCAGGCCGTGCCCGAGGGTCTGTCGGTGGGGCTGAGGGGGGACGTGGCGTTTGCGGTGAAGGAGAGCCTGTGCGCGGCCGAGGGAGCCCGCAAGCCCTTCGGCCACGACCGCCGCTACCCGTTCTTCTTCGTACGGCGGGCTGACCCCGCCGAGCACTTCGCCAACGTCTCCAGCGCGCTCAGCGTGTTCGAGACGCAGCCCGGAACCGCCTCCATGGACTGGTTCTCGCAGACGGCCCGGCGGTACTGCCTGAGCGGCGTGCCGCTGCCCGAGCTCTGCGACCGCAATGCCGGCGCTGCACGGGAGCTGCGACGCTACCAGGTGGCACAGATCTGGACCATGCTGAAGATCATCTACGCTGGCGCGGCTGGTGGAGCGGCGCAGGCCACGGGCAAAGCCGGGCACCCCCTCAGCAG ctTCACCATGAAAGACGGTACAGCGACGCTCAGCGGCGAGGCCAAGCTCGATCGAGGGCGTCTGGAGAACCGGCAGGACAGCCTTCCCCTGGACTCCACCGTCACCCTACTGCAAACCAACGAAG ATAACGAGGAGACGGAGGGCAGCGATGCACCAGCGGATTACCTGTTCGGTgatggagagggggatgaggaggacTTCTTCATTGTGGATCATGAGGTGGcagcga GTGAAGAGCACGAGTTTGTTCTCCCACAAGAGGGCTTCCCCCTGCGGCACGAGATCCTGGACCACCCCACCACCCTGGACCACTTCCCGGACAAGACGGACTCGCCCCAGATCAGCGGCAATGAGGCGGACTCCGTCTCCCTCACGCCCACCGAGGGCATCTCGCTGGTGTCCGTCTCGCAGCCCCCCTTCGAGCACGGGTTCACCACCGACTACTTCAACTCCATCGTCAGGGACATGATGTGCTTCTACGCCGAGCAGGGCGACGTGCAGATGGCCATCTCCGTCCTCATCGTGCTGGGGGACCGGATCAGGAAAGAGATCGATGAGCAGACACAG GAGCACGGGTACCCGTCCTACATCGACCTGCTGCAGCGCTTCCGCCTGTGGAACGTGGCCAACGGGGTGATCAAGCTGAGCACGTGCCGGTCCATCACGTGCCTGAaccaggcctccaccaccctgcACATCAACTGCAACAACTGCAAACGGCCCATGAGCAGCCGCGGCTGGATGTGTGAGAG GTGTCACCGGGGAGCGAGCAAGTGTGCCGTGTGCCACCACGCGGTGAAGGGACTGTTTGTCTGGTGCCAGGGCTGCACCCACGGCGGGCACCTGCAGCACATCATGGACTGGTTCCAACTCCACGCCCACTGCCCGACAGGATGCGGGCACCTGTGTGAATACACGTAG